Proteins encoded by one window of Lathyrus oleraceus cultivar Zhongwan6 chromosome 1, CAAS_Psat_ZW6_1.0, whole genome shotgun sequence:
- the LOC127127262 gene encoding uncharacterized protein LOC127127262, whose amino-acid sequence MEGNLSQGGIIQGGGSGSFGLPGSMRVHRQAQMNQHQAHPCQGSAGHSSTREGFPLTMGTLQNCDQKISMKEFGHGDRSKNSASEEDEPEEGGEGHHQEGARGKKGSPWQRVKWTDKMVRLLITAVSYIGEDGTSEGGGGGRRKFAVLQKKGKWKSISKVMAERGYRVSPQQCEDKFNDLNKRYKRLNDMLGRGTSCQVVENPALLDIIDYLNEKEKDDVRKILNSKQLFYEEMCSYHNCNRLHLPHDPALQRSLQIALRNRDDHDNDDVRRSYHDDHDEDSHDMETDDHDEFEENYASHCESRGIFGGLGGSSKRLRQGQGQEDATTFGNSLSCQEYNKSLYPHGQIAQPDGNQALPENMRAALLQKQWIESRSVQLEEQKLQIQVEMMELEKERFKWQKFSKKKDRELEMFKLENERMKIENERIALELKRKEIVGTSFN is encoded by the coding sequence AGCTCATCCTTGTCAAGGGTCTGCGGGGCATTCGTCGACTCGTGAAGGTTTTCCTCTTACAATGGGGACATTGCAGAACTGTGATCAGAAGATATCAATGAAAGAGTTTGGTCACGGAGATAGGAGCAAAAACTCGGCAAGTGAGGAAGATGAGCCTGAGGAAGGTGGTGAGGGTCATCATCAAGAGGGTGCGAGAGGGAAAAAGGGGTCGCCTTGGCAGCGTGTGAAGTGGACTGATAAGATGGTGAGGCTTTTGATAACGGCGGTGTCTTATATTGGTGAGGACGGGACTTCAGAAGGCGGTGGTGGAGGAAGGAGGAAATTTGCGGTTTTGCAGAAAAAGGGTAAGTGGAAATCTATTTCTAAGGTTATGGCTGAAAGAGGTTATCGCGTTTCGCCTCAGCAATGCGAGGATAAGTTTAACGATCTTAATAAAAGGTACAAAAGGCTTAACGATATGCTTGGAAGAGGAACTTCTTGTCAAGTTGTTGAAAATCCAGCTTTGTTGGATATTATTGATTATCTGAACGAGAAAGAGAAGGACGATGTTAGAAAAATATTAAACTCGAAACAGCTCTTCTATGAAGAGATGTGTTCTTACCATAATTGCAATAGATTGCATTTGCCGCATGATCCCGCATTGCAACGGTCCCTTCAGATAGCTCTCAGAAATCGAGATGATCATGATAACGATGATGTGAGAAGGTCCTATCATGACGACCATGACGAGGATAGTCATGATATGGAAACAGATGATCACGACGAGTTCGAAGAGAATTACGCTTCCCATTGTGAAAGTCGAGGAATCTTCGGGGGATTGGGAGGATCTTCAAAAAGACTAAGACAAGGCCAAGGTCAAGAAGACGCCACTACTTTCGGGAACTCTTTAAGTTGTCAGGAGTACAATAAAAGTCTGTATCCTCATGGGCAGATCGCGCAACCTGACGGAAACCAAGCCTTACCCGAAAACATGAGAGCAGCTTTGTTACAGAAGCAATGGATTGAATCTCGTTCGGTTCAGTTGGAAGAACAGAAGCTACAAATTCAGGTCGAGATGATGGAATTAGAGAAAGAAAGATTCAAGTGGCAGAAGTTTAGCAAGAAAAAAGACCGAGAGTTGGAGATGTTCAAGCTGGAGAATGAAAGAATGAAGATCGAGAATGAACGTATTGCTTTAGAGCTAAAACGGAAGGAGATCGTCGGCACCAGCTTTAACTAG